Proteins encoded together in one Luteibaculum oceani window:
- a CDS encoding Hsp20/alpha crystallin family protein: MTIVKRNNGLLPDFFSSLLNEDWPITNGVSDGALSVPAVNIRENEKGFMLELAAPGYAKEDLKIDLDDRLLTLSAEIKEERNSSSSNENPEKFTRREFNYSSFKRSFTLPETIDESNIEASYQDGLLKVSLPKKAELTKPMRQIAIK, translated from the coding sequence ATGACTATCGTAAAAAGAAACAACGGACTATTGCCAGATTTTTTTAGCAGCTTGTTAAATGAAGACTGGCCTATTACTAACGGAGTGTCTGATGGAGCTTTATCAGTTCCGGCAGTAAACATTAGGGAGAACGAAAAAGGGTTTATGCTTGAATTGGCAGCACCTGGATACGCTAAAGAAGACTTAAAAATAGATCTCGACGACCGTCTTCTAACCCTATCAGCCGAAATTAAAGAAGAGCGAAATAGCTCTTCCAGCAATGAGAACCCTGAGAAGTTCACAAGACGTGAATTCAATTACAGCTCCTTTAAAAGAAGCTTTACTCTTCCCGAGACCATCGATGAAAGCAATATTGAAGCAAGTTACCAAGATGGTTTATTAAAGGTAAGTCTTCCCAAAAAAGCGGAGCTGACTAAACCAATGCGTCAAATTGCTATCAAGTAA
- a CDS encoding response regulator, whose protein sequence is MAEFESSAILLIDDDDTSNFYNKFILEEAQIVDKIYSTETADDGLDLLKKLDFPPRLILIDLNMPFKDGWDFMEDYLKLGIEKQSPKLFFLSSSILPADKEKANDHPRVDGFISKPLDIDFIKRQISAVV, encoded by the coding sequence ATGGCAGAGTTTGAAAGTAGCGCTATATTGCTAATAGACGACGATGATACGTCGAACTTCTATAACAAGTTTATCCTGGAAGAAGCCCAAATCGTAGATAAAATTTATTCCACGGAGACCGCCGACGACGGTTTGGATTTGCTCAAAAAACTTGATTTCCCACCAAGGTTAATACTTATTGACCTTAATATGCCCTTTAAAGACGGCTGGGATTTTATGGAGGATTATTTAAAGCTTGGAATCGAAAAACAAAGTCCTAAATTGTTTTTCTTATCCAGCTCCATTTTACCAGCCGACAAAGAAAAGGCAAACGATCATCCTAGAGTGGATGGATTTATCTCCAAACCCCTGGATATAGACTTTATCAAACGCCAAATTTCTGCGGTGGTTTAA
- a CDS encoding RluA family pseudouridine synthase translates to MDVKEEHIVPQIPAPIRLSDYGGGIFVSIPSRKGVKKAIEKGWVLINGENAKTGDWVNEGDQICLIRTVKNKPDNVRLKYPVVFEDEFLAIVNKPPGVLVSGNRKWTLENSFSNTLRKSTQYDALDYPEPIHRLDYPTTGALLVGKTASAVIALNQLFAQRKIYKSYLAVCIGIPPSTFELNSIIEGKSSFAMGETIASVPSPRFGNLSLLRLHLGTGRRHQLRIQLNELGFPILGDDKYFNDKDLILRGKGLYLHSYKLHFNHPIKGLELALTAKAPRKFFSIFGAEFYHGRV, encoded by the coding sequence ATGGATGTTAAAGAAGAACATATTGTACCTCAAATTCCTGCTCCTATTCGCTTAAGTGATTACGGTGGAGGGATTTTCGTCTCCATCCCCTCGCGCAAAGGCGTTAAAAAGGCCATAGAAAAAGGTTGGGTTCTAATAAATGGAGAGAATGCCAAAACAGGGGATTGGGTTAATGAAGGAGACCAAATTTGCTTGATAAGAACCGTTAAAAACAAACCGGATAATGTACGCCTTAAGTACCCTGTGGTGTTTGAAGATGAGTTTCTGGCCATTGTAAATAAACCTCCTGGAGTATTGGTAAGCGGCAATAGAAAATGGACCTTAGAAAACAGTTTTTCCAATACACTGCGAAAAAGTACGCAGTATGATGCGTTGGATTATCCAGAACCCATACACCGATTAGACTACCCTACCACCGGAGCCTTGTTGGTTGGGAAAACTGCCAGTGCGGTTATAGCGTTAAACCAACTTTTTGCTCAACGAAAAATCTACAAATCGTATTTAGCTGTTTGCATAGGCATACCTCCAAGTACATTTGAACTAAATTCAATCATAGAGGGCAAATCTAGTTTTGCAATGGGTGAAACCATTGCCTCGGTTCCATCACCAAGATTTGGAAATCTCAGTTTGTTACGATTGCACTTAGGAACTGGAAGAAGGCATCAGCTGAGAATACAATTAAATGAATTGGGTTTTCCCATTTTGGGGGATGATAAATATTTCAACGATAAGGACTTAATTTTAAGGGGTAAAGGACTTTACCTACATTCGTATAAGCTGCATTTTAATCATCCGATAAAAGGATTAGAATTAGCACTAACAGCAAAGGCTCCGAGAAAATTCTTTTCTATATTCGGAGCAGAATTTTACCATGGCAGAGTTTGA
- the purT gene encoding formate-dependent phosphoribosylglycinamide formyltransferase, with translation MVDKILLLGSGELGKELVISLKRLGQYVVACDSYKGAPAMQVADEYEVFDMLDGEALARVVAKHQPKLVVPEVESIRTEKFYDFEKEGITVVPSAKAANFTMNRKLIRDLAAKELGLRTAKYLYANNLSDFKNAVNEIGFPCVVKPLMSSSGKGQSVLKSQVDIENAWNAAMEGSRGDVKEVIIEAFVDFHTEITLLTVTQKNGATLFCPPIGHRQERGDYQESWQPCAISDEDFKASCEMADKITQALEGAGIWGVEFFIANDGVYFSELSPRPHDTGMVTLAGTQNLSEFELHARAILGLPIHEVTLEKAGVSSVILAMGTSTKTPTFKGVSEALDQANLDIRLFGKPNTRPYRRMGVVLVNGPVDSDVKVLRDTGAKAASKVKVQ, from the coding sequence ATGGTGGATAAAATATTACTTCTTGGATCTGGTGAATTAGGAAAAGAATTGGTCATCTCTTTAAAAAGACTAGGGCAATACGTGGTTGCATGCGACTCGTACAAAGGTGCACCTGCTATGCAGGTGGCAGATGAATACGAAGTGTTTGATATGCTCGATGGAGAAGCTTTAGCTAGGGTGGTTGCCAAACATCAGCCCAAATTGGTGGTTCCCGAAGTGGAGAGCATTAGAACCGAAAAGTTTTATGATTTTGAAAAAGAAGGAATAACGGTTGTTCCCAGTGCCAAGGCAGCCAATTTTACTATGAATAGAAAGTTAATTCGAGACCTAGCCGCCAAGGAGCTTGGATTAAGAACAGCCAAGTATTTGTATGCTAATAATTTATCCGACTTTAAAAATGCGGTTAATGAAATAGGGTTTCCCTGTGTGGTAAAACCATTAATGTCTTCGAGTGGAAAAGGGCAATCGGTGTTAAAGTCGCAGGTGGATATTGAAAATGCTTGGAACGCCGCAATGGAAGGCAGTAGGGGGGATGTAAAGGAAGTTATTATTGAGGCTTTTGTTGATTTTCATACTGAAATAACACTGCTCACGGTAACTCAAAAAAATGGAGCGACCTTGTTTTGTCCACCCATTGGCCACAGACAGGAGAGAGGAGATTACCAGGAAAGTTGGCAGCCCTGCGCTATTTCAGATGAAGACTTTAAAGCATCTTGCGAAATGGCAGATAAAATCACTCAGGCTCTTGAAGGAGCAGGTATTTGGGGGGTAGAGTTCTTTATCGCAAATGATGGTGTTTATTTTTCGGAATTATCACCAAGACCTCATGATACCGGAATGGTAACCCTTGCTGGAACGCAAAATCTTAGTGAGTTCGAATTGCATGCACGAGCTATTTTAGGCCTGCCAATTCACGAGGTTACGCTTGAAAAAGCTGGAGTTTCTTCGGTAATTCTGGCAATGGGTACTTCTACTAAAACACCCACCTTCAAAGGGGTGAGCGAAGCGCTAGATCAAGCTAATCTGGACATTCGATTATTTGGGAAGCCAAATACCCGTCCGTACCGTAGAATGGGTGTCGTATTGGTTAATGGACCCGTTGATTCTGATGTTAAAGTCTTGCGTGATACAGGTGCCAAAGCAGCATCAAAAGTTAAAGTTCAGTAA
- a CDS encoding 2OG-Fe(II) oxygenase, whose product MENPVYEDIIDQLAVQDYAISHTLMDEKLLSRLRNHLIRLRNAGELRDAGIGNKTNFEVNMEIRSDQIKWINQLECNALEQQFFDAVQDFSNYLNRTCFTGIKNWEFHYANYRKGSFFKRHFDRFKNDNGRKFSIVCYLNKKWVLGNGGELVLHLDKEVVVEPKFGTVVVFNSALVEHEVKIAHKNRISITGWLK is encoded by the coding sequence TTGGAAAACCCTGTTTATGAAGACATTATCGACCAGCTTGCAGTGCAAGACTACGCGATAAGTCATACCCTTATGGACGAGAAACTACTTTCTCGTTTACGAAATCATCTCATCAGACTTAGAAATGCTGGAGAGTTAAGAGATGCAGGAATAGGTAATAAAACCAATTTCGAAGTAAACATGGAGATTAGGTCGGATCAGATAAAATGGATCAACCAGCTAGAATGCAACGCGCTTGAACAACAATTTTTCGACGCAGTACAAGACTTTAGCAACTACTTAAATCGGACCTGTTTCACAGGAATTAAGAATTGGGAGTTTCACTATGCCAACTACCGCAAGGGCAGCTTTTTCAAACGCCATTTCGATCGTTTTAAAAACGACAATGGTCGCAAATTTTCCATAGTGTGTTATCTCAATAAAAAATGGGTTCTTGGAAATGGAGGGGAACTAGTTTTGCACCTAGACAAAGAAGTAGTGGTAGAACCGAAGTTTGGAACTGTGGTGGTATTTAATTCGGCCCTTGTGGAACACGAAGTAAAAATCGCGCACAAGAACCGAATTTCTATTACGGGTTGGCTAAAGTAG
- a CDS encoding T9SS type A sorting domain-containing protein, producing the protein MKNLTLWASTALFAFVASTSISAQEISAQNLKENFKKLNRKGLIKNGNKSPRKASRLALDSMYFNEVELGQVTYSDIVTYEYDLTHKEVSKSAGYSEELGSREYYGFYENTFDVNGNIVHYKDFDFDNGVLSLGNEEIYTFENNLLIKTESNTYWETDTNSSRTFHFYVEGKNALDSVFTLYGDGKWYFTSKWTYEYSLSGKMTKANYFDDSNNGANPNYYDGYIYDGNDWLIEENNHHHDNSNPGNYTENWKTVYTRNVKGNILTSSDYYEGALEFIFEAEYSNNDFINGINLYNVDSTGKATKYGRYDFIDAMEMPYEQLLVDEWDYLPMDFNPGRINHIDFLMIDSLGLENKVGELRFYWSSKTVGISEIPTIDFTISPNPSSDFISVNLENNSTMDYTITDVAGRILKSGRIPAGYQIDIQRLKTGTYHLNVAVSNGKGSTTFIKQ; encoded by the coding sequence ATGAAAAACTTAACCCTATGGGCTAGCACTGCCCTTTTTGCTTTTGTAGCAAGCACATCTATTTCTGCACAGGAAATATCGGCGCAGAACCTTAAGGAAAACTTTAAAAAGTTAAACCGTAAAGGCCTAATAAAAAACGGTAACAAAAGCCCAAGAAAAGCTTCCCGACTTGCTTTAGACAGTATGTACTTCAACGAGGTGGAACTGGGACAAGTAACTTACTCGGATATCGTAACCTATGAATACGATTTAACCCACAAAGAAGTATCTAAATCCGCCGGATATTCCGAAGAATTAGGATCGAGAGAATACTACGGTTTTTACGAAAACACCTTCGATGTTAATGGCAATATTGTCCACTATAAAGATTTCGACTTTGATAACGGTGTTTTATCATTAGGGAATGAAGAAATCTACACCTTTGAGAATAATCTTCTAATAAAAACTGAATCCAATACCTATTGGGAAACCGACACCAATTCTAGCCGGACATTCCATTTTTATGTTGAAGGAAAGAATGCTTTAGACTCAGTTTTCACGTTATATGGAGATGGCAAATGGTATTTTACATCGAAATGGACCTATGAATACAGCCTCTCGGGGAAGATGACTAAGGCAAACTATTTTGATGATTCTAACAATGGTGCCAACCCTAACTATTACGATGGTTATATTTATGATGGCAACGACTGGTTAATTGAAGAAAACAACCATCATCACGATAACTCCAACCCGGGTAATTATACCGAAAATTGGAAAACAGTCTATACTCGGAATGTCAAGGGGAATATCCTAACCTCTAGTGATTATTACGAGGGCGCATTAGAATTTATTTTCGAAGCAGAGTATAGCAATAATGATTTTATTAATGGCATTAACTTGTACAATGTTGACTCAACGGGAAAAGCTACCAAATACGGCAGATACGACTTTATAGATGCAATGGAAATGCCTTACGAACAACTGCTGGTTGATGAATGGGACTATTTACCTATGGATTTTAACCCTGGCAGAATAAACCACATCGATTTCTTGATGATAGACTCACTGGGACTAGAAAACAAAGTGGGAGAATTAAGATTTTATTGGAGCAGTAAAACTGTAGGTATTAGCGAAATACCAACAATTGATTTTACCATTTCACCCAATCCGAGCTCCGATTTCATAAGTGTCAATTTAGAAAACAATTCCACCATGGATTACACCATTACAGATGTTGCTGGAAGAATTTTGAAATCGGGCAGAATTCCGGCGGGATATCAAATTGATATCCAGAGATTAAAAACTGGGACTTACCATTTAAATGTTGCAGTTAGCAACGGAAAAGGAAGTACCACTTTTATCAAACAATAA
- a CDS encoding T9SS type A sorting domain-containing protein — protein sequence MVKYTLSYCIVFFAFGFSKSINAQELSSKSLEENFRKLNRKSLVYKSSKSPRKSNRLALDSMCIKEVESGQVVYTDIFKYEYDLVLKTLFKKSRYYQEPGNSGYYGYFEKSFDESGNLIRQQDYEMEGGKLKLKHQDIFLYKNNRLLETLNYQYIGDADTTTFHTYHYYINGVNKTDSVYSRYTIAEGEWYFEGGWLYTHTHSGLLSTKRFFPSWNPGFADHYTRFTYDSLDNLIEAKRIIWDGSNYIEEWKTEYTRNERGHIKTATDYSEGIKESIFETKYNVNGFLSGINIYEIDASGDPRKTSRYDLIDSEEIDYDQLLVEEEEYFLADYNPGRINRADYMRIEETGLSTKVGELNFFWNDKTVGVNEKSTLDFTIYPNPSSDFISINMDNNSVVEYAITDATGRMYKSGRIPVGHKIDIGGLAKGVYQLRIDQGYKKGSLSFLKK from the coding sequence ATGGTAAAATACACCCTCTCGTATTGCATTGTCTTTTTTGCTTTTGGATTTAGCAAATCGATTAATGCTCAGGAGTTATCTTCCAAAAGTCTAGAAGAAAATTTCAGAAAATTAAACCGCAAAAGCCTAGTTTATAAAAGCAGTAAAAGTCCAAGAAAATCCAATCGGCTTGCATTGGATAGCATGTGCATAAAAGAAGTAGAATCGGGCCAAGTGGTGTATACAGACATCTTTAAGTACGAATACGATTTAGTCTTAAAAACGCTTTTTAAAAAAAGCAGATACTACCAGGAGCCCGGAAATAGTGGCTACTATGGCTACTTTGAAAAAAGCTTCGATGAGAGCGGGAATTTAATTCGGCAGCAAGATTATGAAATGGAAGGTGGAAAATTGAAACTTAAACACCAAGACATCTTCCTCTACAAAAACAACAGATTACTCGAAACGTTGAATTATCAATATATCGGAGATGCAGATACCACCACCTTTCACACCTACCACTACTATATAAATGGTGTAAATAAAACGGACTCCGTATACTCGAGATATACAATTGCCGAAGGCGAATGGTATTTTGAGGGTGGCTGGTTGTACACACACACTCATTCTGGCCTATTGTCCACCAAGCGTTTCTTTCCTTCTTGGAACCCCGGCTTTGCAGACCATTATACAAGATTTACCTATGATAGCCTCGACAACCTGATTGAGGCAAAGCGAATAATCTGGGATGGCTCAAATTATATAGAGGAATGGAAAACAGAGTACACGCGAAACGAAAGGGGACACATTAAAACTGCAACCGATTATTCTGAGGGTATTAAGGAATCAATTTTTGAAACCAAGTACAATGTAAATGGCTTTTTGAGTGGCATTAACATTTATGAAATAGATGCTTCTGGAGATCCAAGAAAAACTTCTCGGTACGACCTTATTGACTCCGAGGAAATTGATTACGACCAATTACTGGTGGAAGAAGAAGAATACTTTCTAGCCGACTATAACCCTGGCAGAATTAATCGAGCTGATTACATGAGAATAGAAGAAACAGGCTTGTCCACAAAAGTTGGCGAATTAAATTTTTTCTGGAATGACAAAACTGTTGGTGTCAATGAGAAATCTACCCTCGATTTTACCATTTACCCCAACCCGAGTTCTGATTTCATAAGTATTAATATGGATAACAATTCGGTTGTAGAATACGCCATTACCGATGCCACAGGAAGAATGTATAAATCAGGTAGAATTCCAGTTGGACACAAAATTGACATCGGAGGTTTAGCCAAGGGGGTATATCAATTGCGAATTGACCAAGGCTATAAAAAAGGCTCCCTTTCGTTTTTGAAAAAATAA
- a CDS encoding TIGR00266 family protein: MYLNAHEIDFEILGEELQSVEIELDPQETVIAEAGAFMYMDNGIAMNTLFGDGSRQDQGILNKLFSAGKRILTGESLFMTAFTNTDYGKRKVAFAAPYPGKIIPLDLAQYNQKIICQKDAFLCAAKGVSVGIAFQKRLGVGLFGGEGFIMQKLEGDGMTFVHAGGNIVKRVLGPGDTLKVDTGCLVAFTSDVDYDIQFVGGIKNTLFGGEGVFFAQLRGPGTVWMQSLPFSRLADKIISSAPKMGGRRKGEGSILGGLGDWLDGDN, translated from the coding sequence ATGTATTTAAACGCACATGAAATAGACTTTGAAATTCTTGGAGAAGAACTTCAGTCGGTAGAAATAGAATTGGATCCACAGGAAACGGTAATTGCCGAGGCTGGAGCATTTATGTACATGGATAATGGCATTGCCATGAACACCCTATTTGGAGATGGATCTCGCCAAGATCAGGGCATTTTAAACAAGTTATTCTCTGCGGGAAAAAGAATCTTAACCGGGGAGAGTCTTTTTATGACTGCGTTTACCAATACAGACTACGGGAAAAGAAAAGTAGCCTTTGCGGCGCCCTACCCTGGGAAAATCATCCCCTTAGATCTTGCCCAATACAATCAGAAAATCATTTGCCAAAAAGATGCTTTTTTATGCGCAGCTAAAGGTGTTTCGGTTGGAATTGCTTTCCAAAAAAGATTGGGAGTTGGTCTTTTTGGTGGCGAAGGATTTATTATGCAAAAGCTCGAAGGCGACGGGATGACCTTTGTGCATGCTGGTGGTAATATTGTAAAGCGTGTATTAGGGCCAGGCGATACCCTAAAAGTAGATACAGGCTGCCTTGTTGCCTTTACTTCGGATGTTGACTACGACATCCAGTTTGTGGGTGGAATAAAAAACACATTGTTTGGTGGTGAAGGTGTATTCTTTGCTCAACTGAGAGGACCTGGCACAGTATGGATGCAATCGCTTCCCTTTAGCCGTTTGGCGGATAAGATAATTTCTAGTGCGCCCAAAATGGGAGGACGTAGAAAAGGAGAAGGCAGCATATTAGGCGGATTAGGAGACTGGTTAGACGGCGATAATTAA
- a CDS encoding mechanosensitive ion channel family protein: MKKYLDLAEHWLNNHLGLTGDNLMYTRLGIWLLVVGIVCLIIQQATKKIIQNGLAKLVARTSTNWDDIFYKRKTFSWLSNIIPALLFQALVGFIFKDFPSWHHHVYDITSAYIIFVVVATLNSVISAIKEIMEDSDNFKDKPIDSYIQLGRIILFFIGGILIISTLLGKSPFVFLGAMGALSAVLLLIFKDTILGFVASIHISVNDMVRVGDWVSMEKYGADGDVLEINLATVKVKNWDLTITTIPTYAFVSDSFKNWRGMTEGGGRRIKRSVYIDKTSIHHVSNEQIEKFKEIKLLNEFLDNRLKEIEDYNKERGIDISNGVNGRRMTNIGVFRYYVEFYLKQHPQINTDMTCMVRQLQATPNGLPLEVYAFCKDKRWVEFEAISADIFDHIFSVAKHFEIRFFQNPSGNDFKAIMNKQ, from the coding sequence ATGAAAAAATACTTAGACCTAGCCGAGCATTGGCTTAACAATCACCTTGGGTTAACGGGAGACAACTTAATGTACACCCGATTAGGGATTTGGCTTTTAGTCGTAGGTATCGTTTGCCTTATCATTCAACAAGCTACCAAAAAAATCATCCAAAATGGGTTGGCAAAATTGGTTGCAAGAACCAGTACCAATTGGGATGACATTTTCTACAAACGAAAAACCTTTTCCTGGTTGTCTAACATAATTCCAGCTTTACTGTTTCAGGCATTAGTTGGATTTATTTTTAAGGACTTTCCCTCCTGGCATCATCATGTTTACGATATAACCTCTGCTTATATCATTTTTGTAGTGGTTGCTACCCTAAACTCGGTAATCTCCGCAATAAAGGAGATTATGGAAGATTCGGACAACTTTAAAGACAAACCCATAGACTCCTATATACAACTAGGAAGAATTATACTCTTTTTTATAGGCGGAATTCTAATTATCTCTACCCTTTTAGGGAAATCTCCATTTGTATTTCTAGGAGCAATGGGAGCATTATCTGCAGTGCTCCTTCTAATATTTAAGGATACCATTCTGGGCTTTGTTGCCTCCATACACATCTCTGTAAACGACATGGTACGGGTTGGAGATTGGGTAAGCATGGAAAAATACGGTGCAGATGGAGACGTCCTAGAAATTAATCTGGCGACGGTTAAGGTTAAAAACTGGGATTTAACCATAACCACCATACCAACCTACGCTTTTGTTTCAGACTCTTTTAAAAACTGGAGGGGAATGACTGAAGGAGGTGGAAGAAGAATCAAACGCTCCGTTTATATAGATAAAACCTCCATACATCACGTTTCCAATGAGCAAATAGAAAAATTTAAGGAGATTAAACTACTGAATGAATTCCTAGATAATAGACTTAAGGAAATAGAGGATTACAATAAAGAACGAGGGATAGATATATCCAATGGAGTAAACGGCAGAAGAATGACCAATATTGGAGTTTTTCGTTATTATGTGGAGTTTTATTTAAAACAACATCCTCAAATAAATACCGATATGACCTGTATGGTTAGACAACTACAGGCAACTCCAAATGGATTACCACTAGAAGTTTATGCGTTTTGCAAAGACAAGAGGTGGGTAGAGTTTGAAGCGATTTCGGCGGATATTTTTGATCATATATTCTCGGTGGCAAAACATTTTGAAATTCGCTTTTTCCAAAATCCTTCTGGAAATGATTTTAAAGCAATAATGAACAAGCAATAA
- a CDS encoding SPFH domain-containing protein: MLEKEIKPKSGLLGIAVILCLLIIPVLVFGASGGNEKSFLWYLLCLPLALISINGFAIINPNGSAVLTFFGKYVGTIRQNGFFFYNPLYKSKKISLRARNFDSERVKVNDLLGNPILISVILVWRVRETFKAAFEVDNYENFVRVQSDAAVRKLAGKYAYDNFDDDEKEITLRSGMDEVNESLEEELSERLAIAGIEVLEARIGYLAYAEEIAQSMLKRQQATAIVAARLKIVEGAVGMVEMALDQLSKKELVQLDEEKRAAMVSNLMVVLCGDKDATPVVNTGTLYK, from the coding sequence ATGCTAGAAAAAGAGATAAAGCCGAAAAGCGGTTTATTGGGAATTGCCGTCATTCTATGTTTATTAATAATTCCCGTATTGGTATTTGGAGCGAGTGGAGGCAATGAGAAATCATTTTTATGGTACTTACTCTGTCTGCCTCTTGCCCTGATTTCCATCAATGGGTTTGCCATCATCAATCCAAACGGTTCTGCGGTGCTCACCTTTTTTGGAAAGTATGTAGGAACCATCCGACAAAACGGGTTCTTTTTCTACAACCCATTGTATAAGAGTAAAAAGATATCTCTACGAGCCAGGAATTTTGACTCAGAGCGAGTGAAGGTTAACGACTTACTGGGCAACCCCATACTCATCAGCGTTATTTTAGTTTGGAGGGTAAGGGAAACTTTTAAGGCTGCATTCGAGGTGGACAACTACGAGAATTTCGTACGGGTGCAGAGTGATGCCGCCGTTCGTAAACTCGCTGGTAAATACGCCTATGATAACTTCGACGATGATGAAAAGGAAATTACCCTGAGATCTGGGATGGATGAAGTGAACGAGTCCTTGGAAGAGGAGCTTTCGGAGCGTTTGGCAATCGCTGGGATAGAAGTGTTAGAAGCAAGAATTGGTTACCTAGCTTATGCCGAAGAAATAGCCCAAAGCATGCTTAAAAGGCAACAAGCTACTGCAATTGTTGCAGCCCGATTGAAAATTGTTGAAGGTGCAGTGGGAATGGTTGAAATGGCCTTAGACCAGTTGAGTAAAAAAGAATTGGTACAGCTTGATGAAGAAAAACGTGCTGCCATGGTGAGTAATCTAATGGTTGTTCTTTGCGGCGACAAGGATGCAACCCCTGTAGTAAACACAGGAACCCTGTATAAGTAA
- a CDS encoding Arc family DNA-binding protein, which translates to MPKKKSFVLRIDQETYDKLEKWAADEFRSVNGQMEWIIAKALKDHGRTK; encoded by the coding sequence ATGCCTAAGAAAAAGAGCTTTGTACTACGTATAGACCAAGAAACCTACGACAAGCTAGAGAAATGGGCTGCAGATGAATTTCGCAGCGTAAATGGGCAAATGGAGTGGATTATTGCAAAAGCACTAAAAGATCATGGAAGAACTAAATGA
- a CDS encoding alpha/beta hydrolase: MNASSAPSKVPFKYRMLRTCMPILEKFSPTLIGKIGARMFLTPLRFPIPEKEEHLRSLAEQSHFKSGNTDVYGYIWGKENNGKKILLMHGWASRASHFTSLIETAVENGDTVYAIDAPGHGQSQGKQSDVIQFAQAILDWEQRVGKFDIGIGHSMGGTALLYAMTRGLSLQHLCLLAVPAVESEIIKVYCDKLNISEAAGQRIINTLEKRFQAPFKKYTASYLAESISPQSVALFFDRNDKEVSEKNAQVLHDKLTQSKLFWVESYGHAKMLGDNILAKQILDNARESVKEMEELI, from the coding sequence ATGAATGCATCTTCCGCGCCATCCAAAGTTCCTTTTAAGTATAGGATGTTAAGAACATGCATGCCCATCCTAGAGAAATTTAGCCCCACCCTTATTGGTAAAATAGGTGCTAGAATGTTTTTAACTCCGCTAAGATTTCCCATACCTGAGAAAGAAGAACATCTGCGCTCATTGGCAGAGCAAAGCCATTTTAAAAGTGGGAATACAGATGTATACGGATATATATGGGGAAAGGAGAATAATGGCAAGAAAATACTCCTTATGCATGGATGGGCCTCGCGAGCAAGCCACTTTACCAGTTTAATTGAAACAGCAGTAGAAAATGGCGACACTGTATATGCTATAGACGCTCCAGGTCATGGTCAATCGCAGGGAAAACAATCAGATGTAATTCAATTTGCACAGGCTATATTAGATTGGGAACAACGGGTTGGAAAGTTTGATATTGGTATAGGGCATTCCATGGGAGGAACGGCGTTGTTGTATGCCATGACAAGAGGTTTAAGCCTCCAACACCTTTGTTTGTTGGCGGTACCTGCTGTTGAAAGTGAAATTATAAAGGTGTACTGCGACAAGCTTAACATTAGTGAAGCCGCTGGGCAACGTATCATAAACACCCTTGAAAAGAGGTTTCAAGCCCCTTTTAAAAAATATACTGCCAGTTACTTAGCAGAATCCATTTCTCCTCAGAGTGTGGCGCTATTTTTCGATAGGAATGACAAAGAAGTTTCGGAGAAAAATGCACAAGTATTGCACGATAAATTAACTCAATCGAAGCTCTTTTGGGTAGAAAGCTACGGGCACGCGAAAATGTTAGGCGATAACATATTGGCTAAACAAATACTCGATAATGCACGCGAGAGCGTAAAGGAAATGGAAGAACTCATTTAG